Proteins co-encoded in one Papaver somniferum cultivar HN1 chromosome 5, ASM357369v1, whole genome shotgun sequence genomic window:
- the LOC113277577 gene encoding inactive protein FON2 SPARE1-like, with protein sequence MALNKSSCLLLVTLLLWLSIIMFCIHGWRYSKNASNKNIITSLSLHNDHRSFVIVNRKMLSSSSSIPSTSSSGTTTFDFTPFYRHHHHKHHGHHHHRHYYYNPEPPPPGGGTNNGHEIDPRYGVEKRLVPTGPNPLHH encoded by the coding sequence ATGGCTTTGAATAAATCTTCGTGTTTGTTATTAGTGACGCTGCTTCTTTGGTTGTCGATTATTATGTTCTGCATTCATGGATGGAGATATAGTAAGAACGCTAGTAATAAGAACATAATAACATCTCTCTCTTTACATAATGATCATCGAAGTTTCGTGATCGTAAACAGAAAAATGTTATCGTCGTCTTCGTCCATACCATCAACAAGTAGTAGCGGTACTACTACATTCGACTTCACTCCATTCTATAGACATCATCACCACAAACACCATGGGCACCATCACCACCGCCACTACTACTACAACCCTGAGCCACCACCACCAGGAGGAGGTACTAACAACGGTCATGAAATTGATCCACGTTATGGAGTTGAGAAGCGGTTAGTTCCCACGGGTCCAAACCCATTACACCATTAA